The segment TATGTTGTGCTGTCATCCCAACCTATCAGTGCTGGCATCCCACTCCTGCCCATCTGTCAGTCCAGAACCAAGTACAAGGTCAAGGCTCTTGggttaacaaacaacaaaggtCACACATTCAGACAGCCATCTCGAGTGTGTGAACAAAACACCCCAAGTGGAAGCTCAAGAATCATGGACATCAAGACCTGTAAGTAATTTCAGCAGTGTTCTCATCGCCATGACTCTCTAAATATTCTCACTAAGGCCAGACCAgtcttatttcttgttttatggatccacctgctgtattttttcaagaataagaaaaaaaaaaaaaaaatgaatttttactgcttaaaaaatataattctaATACTTTTATTGGTTCAAAATACAAACTTACATGAAAACTattgtttggattgtttttgGCCCCATATGCACTTCATaaattgctaaaagtaaaatactttgagtataaAGGATATTGCTTGATTggtgatattattttttattgttttcccCTCCTGCCCTTTGCTCTGGCCAAATGAACACTAAAGACAAAAATCACTCTATATTTCATAGTATTTACAACCAGTTTAAGGAACGCTTCATTTTATTATGAAAAACTGTGAAAGATTGCATAAACTGACAATAACATGTTGGTTAAGTCCCAGGAAGTCAGGTCCATTAACACACATTGAGCCTCACATTTGAACACTAGCAATCTCCTCAGTTCTAGACATGTAAATGGTTTTATGCAACTTTAGTTGATAAGTAAGAGAGGAATGCCAATAACTGGCTTTACAGGATGTAGGAAATGCTGCAACCACAAAGCTGTCCCATTGCTCCAACATCAAAATCTATCTAGAACATATTTCATCCACACTGTCCCACCAATGGCAATGACATAATATTTCCAAATGTCTGGAGCAAACTCAAGAGTTACTTGTCATCATGTTCTCAACAGGCATGTCCAAAGAAGATCTTGGAAAACTCCTGGAGAAGGCAGAAAGATACTGTAGGGACAACGCCCTAAGTCCCAGGAAATATGCCATCACGCAGATGTATCGAAATAAACCAGCATCTTACTTTGATAACATCATGTATAACAGAAACGGAGTGATGGAGAAATACATGAAGGACAACAATGGTGACCCATATTCTGCCATCAACCACAAGATCAGTGGCCTCTTCTTCAGCGGATCATTTGACACAAGGGAAACAAATCCTCCACAAAGGCCACCAAACTTCTCCTACTTTGGCGAAAGCAGACTTTTCATCCCAGCAGAGgtactgtttacatcagacaCCAGGATGTACTTTGCAGACTTCTTTTGTCACAACAAAGTACATTATGTCACAGCAGTTGTCACTAAGATTGGATCTGAGGAAGACAGATTCTGTGAAGACAGACTCATTGAGCTGGATTTGAAGAGCAACCCATTTTTTACAGTCATAGAAGACATCTCATATAGAAGAAATGAGACACCAATCTTAGCTAATTCTGTAAATAGTGACAATCATCATCCAGCATCACAAGACCTCTCTCCTCCAGAAACATCCGGGGCCAGTCAAATCTCTCCTCCAGAAACACCAGGGGCCAGTCAAATCTCTCCTCCAGAAACACCAGTGACCAGTCAAGTCTCTACTCCAGAAACACCAGTGGCCAGTCAAATCTCTCCTCCAGAAACACCTGGGGCCAGTCAAATCTCTCCTCCAGAAACACCAGTGGCAAGTCCAGCCTTTTCTTCATATACCAGCCAAGaggacataaaaaaaacattcatgatgacatctgtcaacagGTTCCACACAGAGTTTCTGTACACTGAGGATGTCGACATCAAGGGCCTGACAAACAAATATGGGGTGAACAAAGTTTACCGAAGGGTGGTTAAAACTCGAGGCAAGGGGCATAGTTTTCAAGATGGTATTCCAAAGAAAGCTTACTGTGGAATTTGCAACCTTGAAAACTGTTAATACAAGATATCAAGTTTCTGTCTCTTGTTTAAGTCTATAgtttacaatattccagttgacaaatgaaacatgaaaacaatgacAGTTTGTaaagtagtctgtctcactgtccctggACTAGCCCtacctgcaatgctaaagccctaaacaaagcaagtctatatttcctcaggttctgatgCTCCCACTGGGGCTCCCTTCAATTTAAATGGGCCTATTTGTCACCATCAAAATGATTTACAATTACAGCTGAAACGTTAGTCTATGGGTAGAAATGTGAGGCTTTACTAACTCACATACATCATCAATGTCGTCAAACATTTCATAAACTGATggtcatgtttgaaataaatccTGATGGTCAGGTGGCCTTGTCAAAGCCCATTTGTTAAAGGTAAAGCTTCAGGTGCTCCTGAATTCCAATGCTGTGTTCGATACGAGAAACACTCTAACCGAGTAATTTGGGCTATGTGCTTGTCCATTTTGTTACAAAAAGCTTTGTATTttttgtgcatttttaacaTGGGCAGACATGTAGCAAGCcgattttttcatgtaagcctgATAGGCTGCAAAGCTTTATGTTAAGATAGTGTTGGGGGCTTGCCAAacctttttagcaacaatcacTTGTAAACCCGGGCCTTTTCAGAATGGTAGAAATACCCCTGATGAGCAGAAACATCTATACAGgaattataaaaatattaatgtgaCCATTATGAAGAAAAGAATATGCTAGTAGTGAAGCTTTTGATGTGGTGAGGGCACTGCAGAAGCACAGGAACACCAGTAAATGAATTTTGACACTTCAGCACAATGTGACAAACTGAGAGTGGAACCAGCATGGGATTTTTTCCACTTACAATTTGGAAGCAGGAACGCCTACGCTTCAGAGACTTATGGTTGCTGGAAGCAGCAAAGATGAAAATCCCATTCTGCATCCACATCAACTATAAAACCATTGCTTGAATCTGACATCAGACTTTGTAGGCACATTCAACCACCAGTGTGTATTTGTGCGTGCATTTACAAACCTGTTGTGATATCAATACAACATGAacatagttttgttttgttgcagtaaatttttttttatcttaagTTTCTATTTCCAAGGAATACATGCAACATACATCAGGCACTTattgaatacatacatgtatacatatgaaCTTTTAAAGTCACCATCACCATATAGGTGTTCAGTAGTCAAAGAATTTGATAATGATGGTACAACCTCCTATAATTATTCCATGCAGGACCATAGTAGGTCGACGTTGTACAACAACCTTCGCGCTAAGACCATAAGccaatgttaaggtatgggagttacggtcaccatAGCGCTAAGACCTTAAACCAATGTTAAGTTATGGGAGTTCCGGTCACcatagcgctaagactaccttaaacctatgttaaggtatgggagttgcgGTCACcatagcgctaagactaccttaaacctatgttaaggtatgggagttgcgGTCACcatagcgctaagactaccttaaacctatgttaaggtatgggagttgcgGTCACcatagcgctaagactaccttaaacctatgttaaggtatgggagttgcgGTCACCATAGCAGTAAGATCACTTAGAACAATGGCATCCTGGAGATAGTTACACATAAAAGGAAATTTGTATCAAATAACTGTATACATACTACCAGGTTTCAAGTCACTGTCATCATGGAAATGTACAGTGATCATCGCCACACTAATGACAATGTCTGATTAGTAATATGCAAAGTTTACGCAGATTAAGTGTGGCCTCAGATCTATAATCACATGACACTGTATTATCATTAACCAGTCATCATCATTACTCAGATAATGATCACTAGAAAGCTATTTTgtgtatatgcatgtatgtattcaaTACGAAGTGCCTGCTATATGTAAGTCTTACCATTACCTAGACCTACTGTGGTCCTACGTGGAATTATTAAAGGATGATTCAATATTATTGTGTTCGGAGAGTGTGGACAGATGACCAAAATGTAAAAAAGTTACTTTGGTCAGTGCAAAGGAAATCATTTAAATCTTGTAAATAAGTATTAGTTCGTAACATAGTCAGAGTAAtcttgtattggaaatatttctaATTTATTCTGTGTACATTAATTGGGCATTAAATTAATATTCTCccattttcatttcagaaaaaTTGTCCTTCTAATATTTCCCATAAGTTCTCTGTTGTTTTAACAAAGGTAAATCACATAGTATTGATAATAATACTTTTCTTTCCATTTTTTATCAAGCTTATAGTAAATGGTGAAAATGGCTATActtgtttattttataacatCTTAGCAGACACTGCTGTTCTTATTGTAGGAGTCAAGGTCTACATTCGTAATGCTGTGGTATTCAAGGAAATTAGTGTCAACAAAtaaacagcttttaatatattaCAGGGAGTGAATaataccattttgatttataatGTGGCTCACAAATGTAATTCCCTTTTCCTCcaatttcttgaaaaaaaagaaaagtttTCCTTCTATTAAGATGTTAAATCCTCATCCttgccatttcttacaatcTTTTTGGTTGATGTGTACAATATTAGTCATGCCTCTTATTTCAAACAGGATCATTTCCACAGTAACTGATGACAGATACTATACCTGATCCCGTCACCATTTTGTTTGGATAATTTGTATTTTGCTAAAGTAGAGTTTATTGGTTCTTTAACATTTCCGATATATTCTGTATCATATAGAAGAGACTTGTTAAATTTCCAAACCCTTTACCTCTTTCCAATTCTGTGAAATTTATTGTTATACTTATCAGAGAATGATCAGACTCATTGCTTGGTATGATTTCTGTATTATCAACAGAGTACATTAGATTGTGTGATATTAAAAAGAAATCCAATCTGTATTGCTTTAATGGTATTGGTTGTCTCCATGTTTTAGTAATTTGTTAATTGTTGTGTGgcttgaaaatatatacatgtcaaTATAATAATGTACAATGTATTTCAACAGTGCACAGGGTGATGCAAACAGATGAATTTGTCAGTATGCACATATATACACTATGACTGGCTGTTCCAGTAGATATATCTAGGGTGAGATCAAGTAATAATCAAGTTAACTCAGtaacagatacatgtatatcttgGGTGAGATCAAGTTAATCAGTAATAGATatatcttgcttgacaatggttcAAGAATCTGTACTGACACGTCACGCtcatgaataaaagaagttgtcacccataaagtttgttctatattgtacttcccaacttctagATTGCCAGTCAAAGTTTGAAAGAAGTCCTATTAGTTATGACTGTGACCACATCCTACACTATTAGGAATTGTCCCACCTTGTGATGGACAAGGTAAAACACTCACTTCAATTGATTATTGAATTATCCTTGATTATCGAGTCCTGAATAACCTGTACATGACATAAAAAGCTCTGTTCCTCATATTAGTCTCTTACTTTGCACTGCATTCCAATTACTCAAGACCTTgaaacaaacaaccaatcaaattaTGAAGGGGTTAAAAGATCTCATCTCCTGATGCCCAGgaaaagtcagttttcatttctggcAATCaagtaatggtatcttacttgtctgtgggctactaGAGATAATTTccgcttatggtttcaaactgcaaataaacatggatttaatttcatatctgcaTAATTTCATAACGTAGCTAttgcaataataataaattagAGCTATCATTATTTAGAATTTATCACTCTTCATCttgcaagtggcttttaaaacaaattctgaACTCCTGTTATGTCTTTTGTAAATAACAGATCTTCATTCAGAATTGCAAACTCATCAAATAtccagatacatgtatattaaaaaATGCGTAGAAACATCTTGCACACATCCTGCAATTTTACTTATCCATTGCTGGGCAAAGTAAAACCTTCATTCAACCATATAGTTCTAAAGCCAGCACTGCAAAATGGACATTCAGCAAGATAACACCCACTTGaaatgtattctatttattaggaTTATCTCAAGGGGTTATGTTTAGTCATAGAGGTAGGGGTAGGAGGAGGTTGtctttatgaaaaaaaaccaccTTTTCTAAGGGAAAGAAtgatacaaaaaaaacaaaaaaaagggACGGAATTACAGGTGGAAATCTTTATGGACAGTCCAGGACATAAtcattcaataaaatatatcatacTGTGAGGTTTTAGTGCCACAGTGACGTCTTACTGACACACTTACTCTTTCCAAACCagtgtgtaaatatgtatcaGTACTTCAACAAAAAGTTGTGTGAGTTGGGGAGTTGGAATTTATGCCACTATTAGCACAATTCCAATGATATCCTGGAGGGTGAACCAGACACATGTACccacatgtgaggaatcaaacctggaccttcactgtgagaagtgaacgctttaaccacaaggctaccccagtACAGTTGTGAACAGGAAATAGAAGCAACACCAAATCCTATTTTTTTCCCACATTTATTTCTTCAACAAAATAACAGTATGGAGCCTACCCAACAATCAACAAATCTTGTTATCATGTACAACTGACCCATCATAAATACCTGTCTATTTCACATTTAAGGGTCTGTCCCACAAAGGCATCTTAACCACCATACTTTATCAGAGATGTATAACTGTTGTTACACTACCATTGACTTGTGGAACTGTGTCTCCTTTCACAatgcaacctttactaaggttaccCATAACTCTCATTCATAACATGGCATGAAGGTTACCTAAGTCCAAGGTAGCCTTAgcgcaatgttaaagaatgggagttatggttaaccttagtaaaggttgctttgtgaaaggagcccctgggcTCTGAATGATGCTTGGGATGGTATGCATCTGTCAGTTATTCTTTCCTGAAAAATGAACTTGCTGAATGTTTTAAGCACAGCCCCCTCAAATACGAAATGGAACAGGAAGGACTGGGGCAGACAATGATGAACAACACTAGTAAAGTAGGTGACATCAGGTGTGACATCAGCACTGAATATTACCAGCGCAGCATATCCAAATATTGCAAACCATGACATCACACATGATATGCACAATGTGTATCTTTCAAAACACCAAATCCTTTTCCACTGcacatcaaacataatcatTTATGGCGAATTCTAACACAGAAACAATTGGATGCCTTAAACTAAAATAAGTATGAGTCAGACATAATTGGACATTATGAATTCCAACAAAAGACTGGTTAGTTATCTAAATCTCACTATTCCTCCAATATACTCAGACTATAGCGAAAATCATGCAATCATGTAGGTCGTAATCTACTATACTGGTAGAACAGATGTAGTACACACCAACAGCACAGTGTCATACAGATGAAATTCTTCAGCCATGAAAACAGCCATGTAACATGAAAAGCCATTTTTTATATACTGACCATGCCTTGAGTTCACACCTCAAAATACATAAAGTGTGTCACAATAAAACcaactgacaatgaaatttgAACAATTCATTACAATCTGTTGATTATCCATATGATGCACATAGTACAtctggaaaaaaacaaaacacttttaCATTACTTTTTTTGTGCAGAGTATACTTGAACACTTTCAATGACTTTCAAATTCAACTTTGGGAATCTAACAACCAAATTCATTGAAAAtgctgaaaatatatacattttgttacaaacaatgctgaaaatatatacattttgttacAAAACAATTCAATGTTGCAATATTGCATCATCTTGCAACATAATGGCAAAAAATGTACACTGAGAAATATTTCCTGGTTAACAATCACGTGATAGATTTGTTGAGGCAGATCCTAAACAGCAGtcatacaccaaaacattcagTGCAGGCAAACTTGCACCTTATTGGTCCGTCATCAAGTTAGAATAGCACATAATCAGAACCGTATttcaatctggactgacatGAACATGGCATATAGGAACCACTGCCATTAACAAATATTGTCATCTATCAATACAATAAATAACAAACGAATCTGATAACTATGAGTAATCACATACTTTGGTGGAGAATGCTGCAACCACAACCTCAATGGACATGGCAATGTGTATACACAAACAGTATCAGTTTACAAgtatttacaaatatacaacattcttggaatggcatttagaagtcataCACATAAAGGCAAGGATTTTAAGGATGACAGGTTCTTTACTGTGATGGCCATACTGATGAAGGAGTAGGAATATACATCAACATGTTGTGTCcgtcacaataaagaagttaacatccataaaattcttgtctttatatatacaatatgtccAGATGGACAAACCTATTCCAAGTCCATTCAATAAATGATGGATTCAAACTGTGAAGTCATGAAAACTGCCTCCAAAACACACCAAACAGTAACTGTACAGTTTTTCACATCTTAAGTTGTCTATAGTCGTCATTCCTTACACATCACAATCTTATTCTCGCCAACTTTGGTCTCAGCACAGAATTTTTGTTGGTCATGTGAGTAATTTGATTGGATGCCATTAATATTCAGTCAAAAACCAATGTAACGTGGAGACTTGTCCTAGTTTATCAATGACAAGAGAACGAAGAAATGAAATTCATGATGTTTATTTAGATGTTCCACTACCTATACTGATGTTCCTGGTATACTCACATCTTGACTTCACCATATTCATGCTTTAGACAAAAGCTTTGTGATAAGATAATGTACAATTACTTACATAATTGTATAATTTTCAAGTTATTTACAATTCTCAGCAGttaaagataaatattttgtcTTCTGCTGTTATTTGCATTCTTTGGGAATCTGATACATTGTGTATGAGCAGTTAAGGTGATTACCTGCTTGCCTGAAAGACTTGAATAAGTTATGCTACGACTCCAAAATGACACACATAAAATCTCCATTTAAATTTTCATCATGTTAAGAAaacatgttgtttgtaaacatgatGGCACTTGATACCTACCACAATGTATACACTAAATAATTCACTCAACTCCCTCAATACACTATGTACAAACAGTTATCCTCACAGACGCTAACATCTTCTGTCTAACCATGACTAGAAGTGATGCTACTTTCAAAGAGTTAAAATTGTTTACAATACTACACTCCAACGTACGCAAATACACTTCCATATGAAGCTTATCAACAATGATTGTTTCACGCACAACAGACCACTGTTGATGGAACACAAACACCATTGTCAAGAACAACAGACAGCTTTGTTacatgacctcacaatggcaATGATGTTACAACAAATGACAATGCTTGCCAACGTAAGACACCTGTATGTACACAGCTGGTACAAATATTACATGAAGATGGGGGTCAGGAGAATGTTATTCACACAGAATCACAAGTCTTCGAGTTCAATTCATGGAACAAATATATAGGTAATCTACTGTACAGTAACATCATGACAGttgcaataaaatatacaaaatctcATGAAACCAGCACCATCTGTTATATGTACACTGAGGTAACTATCCTCTTCCAAAGAAAAGGTAACAGTCGAAGGAATGGAAGAACAAAACATGCAATCACTGCTCTCTGTAAGTGTTTTCCCACTTCCGAAGCAAACACTGAAGAAAAGAATTGAAGATGTGCCCAACTGTGTATAATTGCTGTGTATGACACAACAATATGAACAATATCTAAACCAAACTATACACATGGAATATCAACAAGCTCCTGCCCAATACCAACTTCATGAAACAAGAGAATGACTTCATAAGCCTGGTATTACATGGTGATGTACTTACTTATTAATTGCTTACACTTATTTATTAAatctacccatgaagatctgtggGAATTTTGGTTCTGTGTTAGTTGTATCACACCATGTCATACTTAAGTGAGCCTAAGGTTTAAACTGATGTACGGGTTTAAAGGGGTACTACTACGAGGAAAAACAGCTACAGCTTTGGTGCTAagaaacctagaaacataataCCTGGAAACACTGTCAGGGATAACCAGAATTTGGTCACATATTGAAAACAGACCCAAGGAACACATCTCTGCTGATGAACAAAGTATTGCACCTGTTAATGATGGGGAGTTATTATTTGAGGTTACCAGCAGAGCTCATCCATCTACATATGCTCCTGCTACTATTATATCTGTAGCTGCCTTGAACATCCTGTACTCATCTGTCAAATTCCAGAATGAAATCAGGTATATGATCTTCAAAAACCCACTACCATatgattttcattatttataCGAATTTAATCACaaaaaaataattgtttttcaaGTAATCAAGCATGGAAAGGCAAGGCCAACATCTTTCCTTTGACAAGAGGTTGaaatttgacagcaatgtgactATGTTTATACCGCCACTACTATCAAACATATGTCTAAGAAGTGATGGTTGTATCAAGCCGATAATGATGTCAACGCCACACTACACTGTCCTTCTCAGCAGTCTGACCACACAGTTGTCATTCAATGCTATGAAATAATGGCATCATGATTTGGCTGGTCTCCAGCTGTTCAAAGTCAGTCCAGAGTTGATGATCTTGACAAAGTTGTCTTGTTGTTGCAGTTTGGTTGTAGGATACTGGCTTCGTTGTGTTATTGACTCAGAACTTGGCCAGATTTGGTCTCTGTTTACTGACTGACCACAAGGGAGCGGCAGCAGCCTGTGAGACTCGCTCCACGGTGATGTATTCATCCTGGTTCTCCTGGTACTGCAGCAGCAGCTGCTGGATGGCCTGCTCCTCGATCTGCAACACAAGAGACAGGCTGAACCATACATGATCTGCAACACATGGGCTGTGTCATAAAAGATCTGCAACACATTGGCTGTCTCATACATGATCTGTAATGCAAGAGACAGGCTGAACCATACATGATCTGCAACACATGGGCTGTGTCATACATGATCTGCAACACATGGGCTGTGTCATACATGATCTGTAATGCAAGAGACAGGCTGAACCATACATGATCTGCAACACATGGGCTGTGTCATACATGATCTGCAACACATGGGCTGTGTCATAAAAGATCTGCAACACATTGGCTGTCTCATACATGATCTGCAACACAAGAGACAGGCTGAACCATACATGATCTGCAACACATGGGCTGTGTCATACATGATCTGCAACACATGGGCTGTGTCATACATGATCTGTAATGCAAGAGACAGGCTGAACCATACATGATCTGCAACACATGGGCTGTGTCATACATGATCTGCAGAACAAGAAACAGACTGTATCATACATGATCTGCAACACATGGGCCGTGTCATACATGATCTGCAACACAAGAGACAGGCTGAACCATACACGATCTGCAACACATGGTCTGTGTCATACATGATCTGCAGCACAAGATACAGGCTGTATCATACATGATTTGCAACACAATACACAGGTTGTGTCATTCATGATCCACAACTCAACACACAGACTGTGTCATATATAATCTGTAACACAACATACAGGCTGTGTCATGCATGATCTACAACACCACACACAGACTGTGTCATACATGATCTGCAACACAACACACTTGCTATGTCA is part of the Haliotis asinina isolate JCU_RB_2024 chromosome 6, JCU_Hal_asi_v2, whole genome shotgun sequence genome and harbors:
- the LOC137288111 gene encoding uncharacterized protein, producing the protein MPSCYHASVISFKTSETSPAVLKLNITWGDNTHVVVAVNNQYNHLERILLLEKCEFYNFLWSGFSKSQLNSVLVWGLTDNPGTAAVNGPINDPMLELYNVGTSRKVSVPQFGEPEERIHDIDIAGENIFCSSHRMIDSMNTQDDLMMEVEHKPPLTYSLKPTGPSESEAGLCVVFCEKSQKEYVVLSSQPISAGIPLLPICQSRTKYKVKALGLTNNKGHTFRQPSRVCEQNTPSGSSRIMDIKTCMSKEDLGKLLEKAERYCRDNALSPRKYAITQMYRNKPASYFDNIMYNRNGVMEKYMKDNNGDPYSAINHKISGLFFSGSFDTRETNPPQRPPNFSYFGESRLFIPAEVLFTSDTRMYFADFFCHNKVHYVTAVVTKIGSEEDRFCEDRLIELDLKSNPFFTVIEDISYRRNETPILANSVNSDNHHPASQDLSPPETSGASQISPPETPGASQISPPETPVTSQVSTPETPVASQISPPETPGASQISPPETPVASPAFSSYTSQEDIKKTFMMTSVNRFHTEFLYTEDVDIKGLTNKYGVNKVYRRVVKTRGKGHSFQDGIPKKAYCGICNLENC